CTCACCGATCTGTGTGTGAGATGACACGTTCACGCTGACAGTGTGTCTCCTCGGGAATTCGACACAAATAGGCAATTACGACGTGGTGCGTTTAATCCAGATGTGCAGTCGAATGCAACGCCATTCGATCGCGGTCCCGAGGGCTCGCTCTCGTGATCGGACTGCTGTACGGGCTTACAGCGGGCACTCTCGTAACGAGTCGGAGCCTACACAGTCCGCTCACACGCCTCCCGGAGTCACCAGCCGTCGTGCTCGCCCTGTACGGTATCTTCGTCGGCGTCACAGCGATCCTCGCGTGCATCGTGGCGTACGCACTGCTGGGCTACACGCTGGTGACCCCGGCACTCCTCCTGATAGGTCTCTCTGTCGGAGTTCTCTTTCCGCTGGGAGGCGGTCTCGGAAACCCGTACATCGGTACCCTGTCCGTGTTGCTGCTCGCAACCGTTCTCGCAGTCGCACTCGGCGCGACAGAGTTCCTCCTCCGGCGAGTAACCGGTGTCTATCCACCGACGCCACTCCTCTGACTTTTTGTCCCGACGTAAACGAAATCCACGGTTTGTACGTATTCGACCTGATCGAGCAACGGAGCGGTCCCGCATCGAGACACTGACCTCGCCCGAACGGTCCGGTCGTCGCTGATCGCTCAGGGAATCAGTTGCTCGCCGTCGTCGTCGTAGACCGCGATGGCGTCGACGGGACAGGAGCGGGCCGCGAACTTCGCGTCGAGTTCCGCGCCGTCGGGGACCTCGCGGACGAAGACGCCGTCGTCGGTCTCCTCGCTGTCGGCCAGCACCGCCTTGCCGGCGTCCTCGTCGCGTTCGAAGGCGTCCCACTCGGCGACGCACTGGAACATCCCGATACAGGTATCCCGATCGTACTCGATTCGCATACCGGCGTTTGCGGCCTCTCGGGCAAAGTGCTGTCGCCATCGGCCACGAGCGCGACGCGAGGGCGACAGTTTAAACCACGGCAGGGGCCAATCGGGGCGTAATGGACGTTGCGGACCTGCCAGGTGTTCCGTCGTGGCTTCCAGAGCACCTGCAGTCGGCGGGGATCGAGGCACTGTACCCACCGCAGGCCGAGGCCGTCGAGGCCGGCGTCACGCGGGGCGAGAACCTCGTCGCCAGCATCCCGACCGCCAGCGGCAAGACCCTGATCGCACAGCTGGCGATGCTGTCGGCGATCACGGACGCCGCCGGAACGAGCGAAGTGCGTCCGCGGGACGATCCGGAGAACCCATCCGCGGACGGCGACGGCACCGCTCTCGGCGGTACGGCGCTGTACATCGTTCCCCTGCGGGCGCTGGCCAGCGAGAAGCAGGCCGAGTTCGAGCAGTTCGAGCAGTACGGGCTCGACGTGGGCGTCTCGACGGGCAACTACGAGTCCGACGGCGGGTGGCTCGCCGACAAGGACATCGTCGTCGCCACCAGCGAGAAGGTCGACTCGCTGGTGCGCAACGACGCGCCGTGGCTCGACGACCTGGCCTGTGTCGTCAGCGACGAGGTCCACCTCGTCGACGACGCCGAACGCGGGCCGACGCTGGAAGTGACCCTCGCGAAGCTGCGACGGATCAACCCCGACATGCAGACGGTCGCGCTGTCGGCGACGATCGGCAACGCCGACGTGCTCGCCGAGTGGCTCGACGCCGCACTCGTCGACTCGGACTGGCGACCGATCTCCCTGAAGAAGGGGGTCCACTTCGGACAGGCGCTCCACCTCGAAGACGGCAGCCAGTCGGAGCTGCCGGTCCACAATAGCGAGAAGCAGACCGCCGCCATCGTCCGGGACACCCTCGACGACGACGGCTCGACGCTGGTGTTCGTCAACTCCCGGCGCAACGCGGAGGCCGCCGCGGGACGACTGGCCAGCGTCACCCGCGAGGCCCTGACTCCGGAAGAGCGAAAGCAACTCGCGGACGTGGCCGCGGAGATCAGAGACGTGAGCGACACCGAGACGAGCGACGACCTGGCCGACGCCGTCGCCGACGGGGCCGCATTTCACCACGCCGGATTGGCGTCGGGACACCGCGAACTCGTCGAGGAGGCCTTCCGCGACCGACTGCTGAAGGTCGTCAGCGCCACGCCGACGCTGGCGGCGGGGGTCAACACGCCCAGCCGCCGGGTCGTCGTCCGGGACTGGCGACGCTACGACGGCACCGCTGGCGGAATGCAGCCCCTCTCGGTACTCGAAGTCCACCAGATGATGGGGCGGGCCGGCCGGCCGGGGCTGGACCCCTACGGCGAGGCGATCATCCCCGCTGCGAGCCACGACGAACTCGACGAGCTGTTCGACCGGTACGTCTGGGCCGATCCCGAGCCGGTCCAGTCGAAGCTGGCCGCCGAGCCGGCACTGCGGACTCACCTGCTGGCAACGGTCGCGAGTGGGTTCGCCCGCTCTCGGGACGGGCTGCTCGAATTCCTCGAACGAACGCTCTATGCCACCCAGACCGACGAGAGCGGCCGGCTGGCACGGGTCGTCGACGAGGTGCTGGGCTACCTGCAGCGCAACGACTTTCTGGAGCGTGACGGCGAGGAGCTCTCGGCGACCTCGCTGGGCCACACCGTGTCCCGGCTCTACCTCGACCCGATGAGCGCCGCCGAGATCATCGACGGCCTGCGGTCGGGCGGTGGCTCTGGTGCCAGCGGCGACGACGCGAGCGAGGAACCGGCCGGTTTCACGACCGCGAGCGAGCTCGCCGACGAGGCGGGCGACGGCGAGGCAGTCAACGACCCGACCGCGATGGGACTGTACCACCTCGTCGCGCGCACCCCGGACATGTACGAGCTGTACCTCCGTTCTGGCGACGAGGAGGAGTACAGCCAGATCGCCTTCGAACGTGAGACAGAGTTCCTCGGGCGGATGCCGTCGGAGTTCGAAGACGACCGGTTCGCGGACTGGCTCGCCGCGCTCAAGACCGCACGCTTGCTGGAGGACTGGGCCAGCGAGGTCGACGAGGACGAGATCACCGACCGCTACGGCGTCGGCCCCGGCGACATCCGCGGCAAGGTCGAGTCCGCCCAGTGGCTGCTGGGGGCCGCCGAGTCGCTGGCGAGCGAACTCGGGCTCGACGCCGCGCCGGCCATCCGGCGCGCCCGGACCCGAGTCGAGCACGGCGTCCGCGAGGAGCTGGTCGACCTGGCGGGCGTCCGCGGCGTCGGGCGCAAGCGCGCACGACGGCTGTTCGACGCCGGCATCGAGAGCCGTGCCGACCTCCGAGACGCCGAGAAGTCGGTCGTGCTGGCGGCGCTGCGCGGCAGGGCCAAGACCGCCGAGAACGTCCTGGAGAGCGCCGGCCACCGCGATCCGTCGATGGACGGCGTCGAGCCCTCCGAGGACGTGTCGTGCGAGCGAAGCGACGGCGACGGGCTAGCGTCGGACGACGAGAAGACGACAGACGACCAGACCAGCCTGGGTGATTTCTGATGCAGGTGATCGAGGGCACTGCGACCGTCGACGACGTGGACCAGTTCGTCGAGCGACTCGGATCGCTGGGCGAAGATCACGGCGTCGTCGTCCAGGCGTTCGACGCCCGCTACGTCGTCGACCGACGGCACCTCGAACGGGCGGTCGAGTTGGCCGATCGCGCGTTCGACCGCGGCGAGTCGATCGCCCGCGACCGGGCCGTCGAGATCCTGCTGTACGCCGCCGGTCGCCGCCAGATCAACCGCGCGCTGGCGATGGGCGTCGGAGAGGGCAGCCAGCCCGCCGTCGTCGTGGTCCACGACCCCACGGGCGAGGGCAGCGAGGCCGCGGCCGCCGACGCCGTCAGCGACCTGCTCGAACCGGGCGAGACGCTCGGTCGGTACGACGAGGGGCTCGTGCGGGAGTTCTTCGACGTGAACGAGGCCGAGCTGGCGGCGACCAGTGGCACGCTCTCGGATCTCGTCGCCGAGCGGGTCGCGCTGTTGACCGTCGAGCGATGATGCCGACGGGAGTGTCCGTGTCGCGGGTGCGAGACGTGTCCGTCTCTCGTCACGTATGACGATCACCCCAGAACGGTATTAAGAACCTATAACACCGCCTGTGGCGGGGCTTTGGGTACGATGGTGTACTTCGAGGGAGCCGGACTCTTGATCGGTGCGATCGCACTCGGAGCGGTCCACGGCATCGAACCGGGACACGGCTGGCCCGTGGCCGCCTCCTACGCCTTAGATCAGACGAACAAGTGGGCGTACGGCTTCGCCGCGAGCCTGATCCTCGGCGTCGGCCACCTCGTCAGCAGCATCGCGATGGTCGGCGCGTTCTTCTACGCCAAGGAGTATTTCAGCCTCACGCAGGTCAACGAGCCGATGACGGTGTTGGGCGGCCTCCAGATCGGCGGCCCCGTCAGTCTCGTGGCCGGCGTCCTGCTGATCGGGCTCGGGCTCCGAGAGTACCTGTCTGGCCACACACACGGCACCAGTATCGGCCACGACCACGACGGCGGCCACGACCACGATCACACACACGACACGGACGACGGCCACGAGGGACACCACCACGCTGGCACCGACGATCACGGGCACGAGATCGACGGCAGTCACGAGCACCACAGTGAAGCCGACGACGAGTTCGGCGAGCGAGCGGACCGGAGCCTCGTCGATCGACTGAAGACGCTGGTCCCGTTCGTCGGCGGCGGGCACGCGCACGGAGAGATGGACACCGACCGCGGGCTCCTGGGAATCGCGTGGTTCGCGTTCGTCCTGGGGTTCGCACACGAAGAAGAGTTCGAGATCATCGCGCTCTGTGCCGGTTCGGACGCGTGTCTCGAACTCATGAGTGCGTACGCGCTGACGGTCGTCGTCGGCATCGTCGGGCTGACGATGCTGTTGATCGCGGGCTACCAGCGCTGTGAGGAACGCGTCGAGCGGTACGCGCCGTATCTCCCCGTGTTCTCCGCGGTCGTCCTCGTCGTCATGGGGGTCGGCTTCGTCACCGGCATCTTCTGATACGGCGGTCGTTGATCCGTGAACGAGAGCCGGCTACGTCGTCGGGTTCTCCAGTACGATGGTCTGGTCGCGGCCGGGGCCGACGCCGACGGCGTACAGCGACGTGTCCAGCTCTGACTCGACGAATTCGAGGTAGTCGCGGGCGTTCTCCGGGAGCGCGTCGTAGCCCTCGCTGGCGACGGCGTCCCAGTCGACTTCGGGCCAGCCGTCGAACGTGCGGTAATTCACCGAGCAGCGACCCCACTCCTCGGTCGTCGGCGGGACGGTGTCGATCTCGGTGCCGTCGAGATCGTAGCTGACGCCGACCTGGACCTCGTCGAGGCCGGCCAGTACGTCGATGTGGCCGACGACGACGCCGGTGAACCCGCTGGCCCGCGTCGCGTGGCGAAGCACCGGGAGGTCGAGCCAGCCGACACGGCGCGGTCGGCCGGTGACCGTGCCGTACTCGCCGCCCTCGTCGCGGATGTAGGTCGCGAGTTCCTCCTCGCGCTCTCCGGCATCACTCAGCGGCTGCGCCGCTTCGTGGTCCGAGGCGCGCTGCGCCTCGCTGCCCTCGTAGCCCGGCGTGTCGCCCTCGACGCCGGCCAGCTCGGTCGGCAGCGGGCCGCTCCCGACGCGCGTGGCGTAGCCTTTGACGATGCCGACGATCTCGCCCTGCCCGATCTCGGTCGGCCCGAGGCCGGTCCCGGTACAGGCCCCACCGGCGGTCGGGTTCGACGAGGTGACGAAGGGGTAGTTCCCGTGGTCGATGTCGATGAGCGTCCCCTGTGCGCCTTCGAGCAGCACCTCGTCGCCGTCGTCGATGCGAGACTGGAGGTAGTCGCCACAGTTGACGGTCATCCCTTCCTCGGCGAGTCGCTCGCCGTAGCCGCTGTAGGTCTCGAAGAGTTCGTCGATGTCGAGTTCCTCGCCGCATTCCTTGCCGAACACGTCCTCGACGACGGCACGCTTCTGGGGAACGACGTACTCCAGTCGCGTCCGCAACACCTCCTCGTCGAGCAGGTCGCCGACCCTGATTCCCCGCCGACCGGCCTTGTCCTCGTAGGTCGGGCCGATCCCCCGCCCCGTCGTCCCGACCTCCTCGTCTTTGTCCTCCTCTTCGATCCCGTCCAGTCGCCGGTGGTACGGGAAGATGACGTGGGCGCGCTCCGCGACGCGCACGTCCGGGTCGAGGCCGCGCTCGCGGAGGGCGTCGAGTTCGTCGAACA
Above is a genomic segment from Halomicrobium sp. LC1Hm containing:
- a CDS encoding adenylosuccinate synthase is translated as MTVTIIGSQLGDEGKGGTVDLYGEGADVVVRYQGGDNAGHTVVVGDETYELSLLPSGVVRGKTCVIGNGCVVNPETLFDELDALRERGLDPDVRVAERAHVIFPYHRRLDGIEEEDKDEEVGTTGRGIGPTYEDKAGRRGIRVGDLLDEEVLRTRLEYVVPQKRAVVEDVFGKECGEELDIDELFETYSGYGERLAEEGMTVNCGDYLQSRIDDGDEVLLEGAQGTLIDIDHGNYPFVTSSNPTAGGACTGTGLGPTEIGQGEIVGIVKGYATRVGSGPLPTELAGVEGDTPGYEGSEAQRASDHEAAQPLSDAGEREEELATYIRDEGGEYGTVTGRPRRVGWLDLPVLRHATRASGFTGVVVGHIDVLAGLDEVQVGVSYDLDGTEIDTVPPTTEEWGRCSVNYRTFDGWPEVDWDAVASEGYDALPENARDYLEFVESELDTSLYAVGVGPGRDQTIVLENPTT
- a CDS encoding ATP-dependent DNA helicase, with the protein product MDVADLPGVPSWLPEHLQSAGIEALYPPQAEAVEAGVTRGENLVASIPTASGKTLIAQLAMLSAITDAAGTSEVRPRDDPENPSADGDGTALGGTALYIVPLRALASEKQAEFEQFEQYGLDVGVSTGNYESDGGWLADKDIVVATSEKVDSLVRNDAPWLDDLACVVSDEVHLVDDAERGPTLEVTLAKLRRINPDMQTVALSATIGNADVLAEWLDAALVDSDWRPISLKKGVHFGQALHLEDGSQSELPVHNSEKQTAAIVRDTLDDDGSTLVFVNSRRNAEAAAGRLASVTREALTPEERKQLADVAAEIRDVSDTETSDDLADAVADGAAFHHAGLASGHRELVEEAFRDRLLKVVSATPTLAAGVNTPSRRVVVRDWRRYDGTAGGMQPLSVLEVHQMMGRAGRPGLDPYGEAIIPAASHDELDELFDRYVWADPEPVQSKLAAEPALRTHLLATVASGFARSRDGLLEFLERTLYATQTDESGRLARVVDEVLGYLQRNDFLERDGEELSATSLGHTVSRLYLDPMSAAEIIDGLRSGGGSGASGDDASEEPAGFTTASELADEAGDGEAVNDPTAMGLYHLVARTPDMYELYLRSGDEEEYSQIAFERETEFLGRMPSEFEDDRFADWLAALKTARLLEDWASEVDEDEITDRYGVGPGDIRGKVESAQWLLGAAESLASELGLDAAPAIRRARTRVEHGVREELVDLAGVRGVGRKRARRLFDAGIESRADLRDAEKSVVLAALRGRAKTAENVLESAGHRDPSMDGVEPSEDVSCERSDGDGLASDDEKTTDDQTSLGDF
- a CDS encoding ferredoxin codes for the protein MRIEYDRDTCIGMFQCVAEWDAFERDEDAGKAVLADSEETDDGVFVREVPDGAELDAKFAARSCPVDAIAVYDDDGEQLIP
- the cgi121 gene encoding KEOPS complex subunit Cgi121, with amino-acid sequence MQVIEGTATVDDVDQFVERLGSLGEDHGVVVQAFDARYVVDRRHLERAVELADRAFDRGESIARDRAVEILLYAAGRRQINRALAMGVGEGSQPAVVVVHDPTGEGSEAAAADAVSDLLEPGETLGRYDEGLVREFFDVNEAELAATSGTLSDLVAERVALLTVER